The genomic stretch AAACTTCACGACAAAGTCGACGGGTTAAACGCCGGGGCGGATGATTATCTGGTTAAACCCTTCGCTTTTATAGAGCTGCTCGCCCGGATTAAAGCGTTAACGAGACGGCCCAAAGAAAGCCTCGGCTCCGTACTCTCAATAGATGACCTGGCGCTGGATACGCTGACCTATGACGTTACGCGGGCAGGGGAGCGCATCGAACTTTCAAGGAAAGAATTCGCCCTTCTTGAGTATTTGCTTCATAATAAAAATCGCATACTCACTAAAGACCAGATCATCAGTCATGTATGGGATTATGATGCCGATATACTTCCCAACAATGTCGAGGTCTATATCGGCTATTTGCGCAGTAAGATCGACAAGCCGTTTAGCGATAAGCCCTCACTCATACACACTGTGCGTGGATTCGGCTATAGAATTGGAAGTGACGCTTAATAGATGTTTCGCTCAGCTCGCATTAAGTTGACCGCTTGGTACCTCTTAACCATCATGCTGATAAGCATTGTATTAAGCTTAGCGGTATACCATTCGTCAACATTTGAAATCAGAAGAGGTTTATACCGTGCAGCGATGCAAGACAACGCCGGCCGGTTGCACTTGCAGCTGCCCCACGGATCCACACCTCCGCCACGACCGGTTCCCAATTCATTATTTGCCGGACCTTTCCCGCCGCCCCCGCCCGGTTTTAACGAGCAACTATTTGCTGAGCAAAAGCAAAGAGTAGCGATGCAGCTTGGCGTGCTAAACCTGGGCATCCTAGGCCTTGCCGGTTTGGCGGGCTATTTACTGTCCGGGCGAACCCTCAAGCCGATTGAAGAGATGTTGGATGAGCAGAAACGATTCGTCAGCGACGCCTCTCACGAACTGCGCACGCCATTGACGGCTATGCGGACCGAGACGGAAGTCGCGCTCCTCTGCAACAAGCTTGATCCCGCCGATGCAAAAGAAGTGTTGGAGAGCAATCTGGAGGAAATCGGCAAATTGCAGCTACTGGCGGATAATTTGCTTACCTTAGGTAAGTATGAAGCCGCAACATATAAACTTAATGTAGCGAACGTTGATTTAGCTGAAGTATTTGAAGATGCGTTAGAGAGAGTCCGGCCGATGGCGCAAGCAAGAAATATTGAATTGGAAAGCAGCATTAATAGCAGTATCGTTCTTCATGCCGACAAAGAGCCGTTAACGCGCATGTTCGTCATCTTCCTGGATAACGCTATCAAGTATGGCCTGGAGAATAGTAAAGTGATTATGAGCGCTCACACGCTTAAGAATAAAGCGGTTATCAGCATCCAGGATTTTGGCATCGGTATATTTGCCGATGATTTACCGCATATCTTCAACAGATTCTACCGAGTAGATACCGCTCGAACCAAGACCGGTGCTACCGGCTATGGTCTCGGCCTCTCTATTGCCAAAGACATAATCGATCTTCATCACGGAAACGTTGCCGTAACGAGCACCCCAGACGAAGGCACGACGTTCACCGTAACCCTTCCGCACGTCTTCTCATAAGAAACTATAAATAGTTTCTAGATCACCCCCTTTCTTAAGCCTTCTCTCAGCTTTGCTGCAGATAATAAGACTTAGATAACAATTACTTTTGGAAAGGAGGTGGCAACTAGTGCCCAAGATACGGTTTAGAACATTGGTGGTGGCCGCGGCCGCGGTTTGTTTACTTCTGGTAGGCAGTTATAGCGTTTTTGCGGCTACTACGACAAGCACATCCAAGTATCCATCAATAGTCACAAAATTGGCTAAAGCATTTAACCTTGATCCGGTAAAAGTAAATAGAGTATTCGACGATGAAAGAACTGCAATGGAGGCGCAGCGGGGAACGCAGTATAAGGAACGCTTGGCCCAAGCTGTTAAAGACGGAACAATAACCGAAGCACAGAAAGAAACCATCTTGAAGAAGATGGACGAAATGAAAACAGCATTCGACGCACTTAAAGACCTTTCGCAAGAAGAGCGAAAGACCAAGATGGACAGCCTGCGTACAGAGTTACAAGCGTGGGCAAAAAAGAACGGCCTCGATCAGAAGATGTACCTATTACAGTTCGGAGGACCGGGCGGCGGTCGTGGAGGATTCGGCCATGGCCCGGGTGGCCCGGGCGGTAAAGGCGGCCCCGGCGGATCCCCCGGTTGGGGCGGCATACCACCGAGCGCTCCAGATTCAACTACCGCCGGTAGTTCTGGCAGCGCAAGCAACTAGACAGGTTAGGAAACAGGCGAATACGGTAAAAGAAGCAATACGGGTGGCTTTACGCCACCCGTATTGCATTTTTAACAGCACCAACATTATCGAAGCACAATAATACTTTGAAAGTACTCGTTGCAAGAACCTATTCTTGACATCAATTTACCGCCCTTTCAGCAATATTTCCTAAAACCTTCAAAGCAACCCCTTTTTTCTAAGATGTTTCTCAGGTCTGGCACCAATAATAGATTTAGGATGCAAAACTATTCTAGAAAAGAAGGTAGAGAATAACATATGGGTGCTTTTTTGCGTGTACTACGATCTAGGAAACGGGTTCTGGCCTTTACCGCGATTCCTGTTCTGATTCTCGCTATTTGGGCAATTACTTCGCTCGGGAAAAAGGATCAGACTCAGTATCAAACTTCTACGGTCGAGAAAGGGATGATTATCTCCTCGATTAGCGCATCGGGGCAGGTCTCTTCGGCTAATGATATCCCTCTGACAACGCAGGCGACGGGCGTCGTCAAAGCGGTGTATGTAAAAGACGGCGATATGGTCAAAGCCGGAGATAAAATCCTCGAGATAAAGCTCGATTCGAATGGGCGCAAGACAAAAGCCCAGGCGTGGTCTTCATACCTGGCCGCAAAAAGCGCGGTAGAAAGCGCAGTCGGGAACCAACTGCAAGCTAAGAAAGATGCGAGCACCTCGGGCAATGATGTCACCGCCGCCAATCAGAACAAACTCCAGTCGCTTCAAAGCATTCAACAAGCGCAAGCGCAGCTCGAATCGGCGCAAACCTCTTGGAATAAGGCGCAAGATTCCTCAACCAGCGAATCCGATAAGCAGCAAAAACTTCTCAGCCTTGAATCGGCACAAACCGCACTGGCGCTCGCGCAGCTGAAATATAATGATTCAGATTCCAACGCTGCCAAGACAAACAGCCAGAACCTGCTGCAGCTGCAACAGGGTTTACAGCAAACGCAGTCGGCTCTCATGCAAGCGCAAAATGCATACGACCAAGCGTCTGATGCTACCCAGACAACCACAGAAGAGCTACAGTCAAAGTTTTACGCGCTTCAGGCAGCCCAAACAGCGCTATCACTTGCACAGCAGAAATATGACGACGCAGCCGCAGGCGACACATCGAGCACCGAGCAAAGCAAGCTCCAGCTGCAACGCGATATACAGCAAGCTGAAGCGGCGTTAATCCAGGCGCAGGCCGCATATAAAGATGTGCAAGACCCATCGAATAGCGAATCGGACAAAAAGCAGAAGCTTTATGCTTTGGAGGTCGCGCAAACCGCGCTCACGCTCGCCCAGCAGAAAT from Candidatus Aquicultor sp. encodes the following:
- a CDS encoding response regulator transcription factor; translated protein: MRILVVEDEHKIANSIKKGLEHEVYAVDVAYDGESGFYMASSEDYDVIVLDLMLPKMDGIEVCKQLRECRIHTPILMLTAKGKLHDKVDGLNAGADDYLVKPFAFIELLARIKALTRRPKESLGSVLSIDDLALDTLTYDVTRAGERIELSRKEFALLEYLLHNKNRILTKDQIISHVWDYDADILPNNVEVYIGYLRSKIDKPFSDKPSLIHTVRGFGYRIGSDA
- a CDS encoding HAMP domain-containing sensor histidine kinase; its protein translation is MQLGVLNLGILGLAGLAGYLLSGRTLKPIEEMLDEQKRFVSDASHELRTPLTAMRTETEVALLCNKLDPADAKEVLESNLEEIGKLQLLADNLLTLGKYEAATYKLNVANVDLAEVFEDALERVRPMAQARNIELESSINSSIVLHADKEPLTRMFVIFLDNAIKYGLENSKVIMSAHTLKNKAVISIQDFGIGIFADDLPHIFNRFYRVDTARTKTGATGYGLGLSIAKDIIDLHHGNVAVTSTPDEGTTFTVTLPHVFS
- a CDS encoding HlyD family efflux transporter periplasmic adaptor subunit — protein: MRVLRSRKRVLAFTAIPVLILAIWAITSLGKKDQTQYQTSTVEKGMIISSISASGQVSSANDIPLTTQATGVVKAVYVKDGDMVKAGDKILEIKLDSNGRKTKAQAWSSYLAAKSAVESAVGNQLQAKKDASTSGNDVTAANQNKLQSLQSIQQAQAQLESAQTSWNKAQDSSTSESDKQQKLLSLESAQTALALAQLKYNDSDSNAAKTNSQNLLQLQQGLQQTQSALMQAQNAYDQASDATQTTTEELQSKFYALQAAQTALSLAQQKYDDAAAGDTSSTEQSKLQLQRDIQQAEAALIQAQAAYKDVQDPSNSESDKKQKLYALEVAQTALTLAQQKFNSAGADIASASYSGPIAKQKAKSSNTALLKAQADLSSALETYQATLGMVVAPADGKISDLMVTEGMVISSSSSSSSSGSSSSSSGQGSSSGSSSSSSSGSSSSGGQTVAHLSIDSNPIASVNLTEIDISKVKVGQKVTLTLDAFTDKTFTGKVLGINRSGSVSSGVTNYPVSIVFDTLDENILPNMAASANIITETKDNVLLVPVGAVKTSNGASTVQVLKNNKTQDVTVETGISSDSQIEVASGLTEGQTIVTATISTATQAASSSSGSSPFSGSFGNRSSGGGSNSSGSSTNRSGSSSGALGGGMGGPPGGGPGGF